One genomic window of Cellulophaga sp. Hel_I_12 includes the following:
- a CDS encoding GH3 auxin-responsive promoter family protein, whose translation MSLKSLAAKIFAKRVHKRSQKWVSRPFETQEKLFQELIAKARPTAFGKDHHFDGIKTHADFVKNVPIRDYEELKSYVDRVVQGESDILWPKKPVYFAKTSGTTSGAKYIPITEESIRHQVEASRNAILNYIYETGNADFVNGKMIFLQGSPVLTEKNGVKLGRLSGISAHYVPNYLQKNRLPSWETNCIEDWDTKVNEIVKETMHEDMTVIAGIPSWVQMYFEKLHSASHKKVGDLFKNFNLFIYGGVNYEPYRAKFENLIGRKVDSIELFPASEGFFAYQNSQTEKGMLLLLNSGIFYEFIKSDEFFDENPNRLTIKDVEIGVNYVLIISTNAGLWAYNIGDTVQFISLKPFKIIVSGRIKHFISAFGEHVIGKEVEAAMLAAIEATDARVNEFTVAPQIVPLDNELPYHEWFVEFQKEPSNFSKFIQVLDETLQQQNSYYLDLKVGKILQTLKVTTIKEGGFNAYMKAIGKLGGQNKVQRLSNDRRVADKLSDFKK comes from the coding sequence ATGTCACTAAAGTCGTTAGCTGCTAAAATTTTTGCCAAAAGAGTTCATAAACGTTCCCAGAAATGGGTGTCTAGGCCTTTTGAAACGCAAGAAAAACTCTTTCAAGAACTTATTGCAAAAGCAAGACCCACAGCCTTTGGTAAAGACCATCATTTTGATGGCATAAAAACACATGCTGATTTTGTAAAGAACGTTCCTATCCGGGACTACGAGGAGCTCAAAAGCTATGTGGATAGAGTGGTACAGGGCGAAAGTGATATCCTGTGGCCAAAAAAACCAGTGTATTTTGCAAAAACATCAGGAACAACATCAGGCGCCAAGTACATCCCCATCACCGAAGAATCGATACGGCATCAGGTAGAGGCCTCTCGGAATGCCATTCTAAATTATATTTACGAAACAGGTAATGCAGACTTTGTAAACGGTAAAATGATTTTTCTACAAGGGAGTCCCGTGTTGACTGAAAAAAATGGTGTTAAATTAGGTCGGCTATCAGGAATATCGGCTCATTATGTGCCCAATTACCTTCAAAAAAATAGGTTGCCAAGTTGGGAAACCAATTGTATAGAAGACTGGGACACCAAAGTAAACGAAATTGTAAAAGAAACCATGCATGAAGATATGACCGTGATTGCAGGTATACCTTCTTGGGTGCAAATGTATTTTGAAAAACTCCACAGTGCAAGTCACAAAAAAGTAGGCGATTTATTTAAAAACTTTAATCTGTTTATCTATGGCGGTGTTAATTATGAACCATACCGGGCTAAATTTGAAAACCTAATTGGTAGAAAAGTTGATAGTATAGAGCTTTTCCCTGCTAGCGAGGGCTTTTTTGCCTATCAGAATTCGCAAACAGAAAAAGGCATGCTTTTACTCCTAAATTCAGGTATTTTCTATGAGTTTATTAAGTCTGATGAGTTTTTTGATGAAAACCCCAACCGACTTACCATTAAAGACGTGGAAATAGGCGTAAATTATGTACTCATTATTTCTACAAATGCCGGATTATGGGCCTATAATATTGGTGATACCGTTCAGTTTATTTCATTAAAACCCTTTAAAATTATAGTCTCCGGAAGAATAAAGCATTTTATTTCAGCCTTTGGGGAACATGTTATTGGCAAAGAAGTAGAAGCAGCCATGCTCGCAGCTATTGAAGCTACTGATGCACGAGTAAACGAGTTTACCGTAGCCCCTCAAATAGTACCCTTGGACAATGAACTCCCGTATCACGAATGGTTTGTGGAGTTTCAGAAAGAACCCAGCAATTTTTCTAAATTTATTCAAGTTCTCGATGAAACTTTACAGCAACAAAATAGTTATTATTTAGACTTAAAAGTGGGTAAAATACTCCAAACACTAAAAGTAACCACCATAAAAGAAGGGGGCTTCAATGCCTATATGAAGGCTATCGGAAAATTAGGAGGGCAAAATAAAGTGCAACGCCTTTCAAATGACCGACGCGTGGCGGACAAACTATCTGATTTTAAAAAATAG
- a CDS encoding fumarate reductase/succinate dehydrogenase flavoprotein subunit — MSVLDSKVPKGSLKDKWTDYKDHIDLVNPANKRNIDIIVVGTGLAGGSAAATLAELGYNVKTFCYQDSPRRAHSIAAQGGINAAKNYQGDGDSTYRLFYDTVKGGDYRSREANVYRLAEVSTNIIDQCVAQGVPFARDYGGLLDNRSFGGVLVSRTFYAKGQTGQQLLLGAYSAMNRQIARGKITPFNRHEMLDVVKVNGKARGIIARDLVTGKLERHSAHAVVIASGGYGNVYFLSTNAMGSNATAAWKIHKKGAFFANPCYTQIHPTCIPRSGDYQSKLTLMSESLRNDGRIWVPKSLEDAKAIREGKKKPTELTEEQRDYYLERKYPAFGNLVPRDVASRAAKELCDAGYGVNATGEAVYLDFASSFERYGKEQAKIHGIENPSSEKIIELGRALVKSKYGNLFQMYEKIVDQDPYKTPMMIYPAVHYTMGGTWVDYNLMTTVEGLYSIGESNFSDHGANRLGASALMQGLADGYFVLPYTIGDYLSHEIRTGKIPTDTPEFEEAEKEVKDKIDFLVNNKGAHSVDYYHKKLGKIMWDKCGMSRNAEGLKQAMAEIKALREDFYKNVSVPGGAYEMNAELEKAGRVADFLELGELFAKDALVREESAGGHFREEYQTEDGEAQRRTEFQFVSAWEYKGEPADAVLHKEELVYENIEVKERSYK, encoded by the coding sequence ATGTCTGTATTAGACTCAAAAGTACCCAAAGGTTCATTAAAGGATAAATGGACTGACTATAAAGATCATATTGATTTAGTGAATCCGGCCAACAAGCGTAATATCGATATTATTGTTGTAGGTACAGGATTAGCTGGTGGTTCTGCTGCTGCTACCTTAGCAGAGTTAGGCTATAACGTTAAAACATTTTGCTATCAAGATTCTCCCCGTAGAGCGCATAGTATTGCTGCTCAAGGTGGAATTAATGCTGCGAAAAATTATCAAGGAGATGGTGATTCTACCTACCGTTTATTTTACGATACCGTAAAAGGGGGTGATTACCGTTCTAGAGAAGCAAACGTATATCGTTTAGCAGAAGTTTCTACGAATATTATCGACCAATGTGTGGCTCAAGGTGTTCCTTTTGCGCGTGATTATGGCGGATTATTAGATAACCGTTCTTTCGGTGGAGTTTTAGTTTCTAGAACTTTTTACGCGAAAGGACAAACAGGACAACAGTTATTGTTAGGGGCCTATTCTGCCATGAACAGACAAATTGCTCGTGGTAAAATTACACCGTTTAACCGTCACGAAATGCTCGACGTTGTAAAGGTAAACGGAAAAGCAAGAGGTATTATAGCACGTGACCTAGTCACTGGTAAATTAGAACGCCATTCAGCGCATGCCGTAGTTATCGCTTCAGGTGGTTATGGCAATGTTTATTTCTTATCGACAAACGCCATGGGGTCTAACGCTACCGCAGCTTGGAAAATCCATAAAAAAGGAGCATTTTTTGCAAATCCATGTTATACGCAAATTCATCCAACCTGTATTCCACGTTCTGGTGACTACCAGTCTAAATTAACCCTAATGTCTGAATCATTGCGTAATGATGGTCGTATTTGGGTGCCAAAAAGTTTAGAAGATGCTAAAGCCATTCGAGAAGGTAAGAAAAAACCAACCGAGCTTACTGAGGAGCAAAGAGATTATTACTTAGAACGTAAGTACCCTGCATTTGGTAACTTGGTACCTCGAGATGTAGCTTCAAGAGCTGCAAAAGAACTATGTGATGCTGGTTATGGTGTCAATGCGACTGGTGAAGCAGTTTATTTAGATTTTGCCTCTTCCTTTGAGCGCTACGGTAAAGAACAAGCTAAAATTCATGGGATTGAAAACCCTTCTTCTGAAAAAATAATAGAATTAGGTCGTGCCCTAGTGAAATCTAAATACGGAAACCTTTTTCAGATGTACGAAAAAATTGTAGATCAAGATCCGTACAAAACTCCAATGATGATCTATCCAGCAGTGCACTACACCATGGGTGGTACTTGGGTTGATTATAATTTAATGACAACCGTTGAAGGTTTATATTCTATCGGTGAATCTAATTTCTCTGATCACGGAGCTAACCGATTAGGAGCTTCTGCTTTAATGCAAGGCTTAGCCGATGGCTATTTCGTATTGCCTTATACCATAGGTGATTATTTATCACACGAAATCAGAACGGGTAAAATACCTACGGATACGCCAGAATTTGAAGAAGCTGAGAAAGAAGTAAAGGATAAAATTGATTTCCTTGTAAATAATAAAGGAGCACATTCTGTTGATTATTACCATAAAAAATTAGGGAAGATCATGTGGGACAAATGTGGAATGTCTCGAAACGCAGAGGGCTTAAAACAAGCCATGGCTGAAATTAAAGCACTACGAGAAGATTTTTATAAAAACGTAAGTGTACCAGGAGGAGCCTATGAAATGAACGCGGAACTTGAAAAAGCAGGTCGTGTAGCTGACTTCTTAGAACTAGGTGAACTATTTGCTAAAGATGCTCTTGTTCGTGAAGAATCGGCCGGAGGACACTTTAGAGAAGAGTACCAAACAGAAGATGGTGAAGCACAAAGAAGAACAGAATTCCAGTTTGTTTCTGCTTGGGAATATAAAGGCGAACCTGCCGATGCTGTATTGCATAAAGAAGAATTGGTTTACGAAAATATTGAAGTTAAAGAAAGAAGTTACAAATAG
- a CDS encoding succinate dehydrogenase cytochrome b subunit, which yields MSGFLKSSIGRKYAMALSAFFLMFFLLQHLAINMLSVFSADAFNEASHFMGTFWAVQYILQPILIFGVLFHFIMGFILEIKNRSARVIKYAKNNGGANSSWMSRNMIYSGLAILAFMGLHFYDFWFPEINIKYIQGDMSGLLADGEGYRYFEELQHKFVNPLRVGLYVLSFVFLSLHLMHGFASAFQSSGVSSMRKEKLQTIGKAYAILIPLGFVIVALYHYFNH from the coding sequence ATGAGCGGATTTTTAAAATCTTCGATTGGGAGAAAGTATGCTATGGCACTTTCGGCCTTTTTTTTAATGTTTTTTCTTCTTCAGCATCTAGCGATAAATATGCTTTCTGTTTTCAGTGCTGATGCCTTCAATGAAGCTTCGCACTTTATGGGTACCTTCTGGGCGGTGCAATATATATTGCAGCCCATTTTAATTTTTGGTGTCCTTTTTCACTTCATCATGGGATTCATATTAGAGATTAAAAACAGAAGTGCACGTGTAATAAAATATGCCAAAAATAACGGTGGGGCAAACTCTAGTTGGATGAGTAGAAACATGATCTACAGTGGGCTAGCAATTTTAGCCTTTATGGGCCTACACTTTTACGATTTCTGGTTTCCTGAAATTAACATCAAGTACATTCAAGGGGATATGTCTGGATTGTTAGCGGATGGTGAAGGATATCGCTATTTTGAAGAATTGCAGCACAAATTTGTAAACCCTTTGAGAGTAGGGCTTTATGTGCTTTCTTTTGTGTTTTTATCGCTACACTTAATGCATGGTTTTGCTTCTGCGTTTCAATCATCAGGTGTATCCTCTATGAGAAAAGAAAAATTACAAACTATTGGTAAAGCCTATGCTATTTTAATCCCATTAGGATTTGTCATCGTGGCGCTCTATCATTATTTTAATCATTAA
- a CDS encoding OmpA family protein codes for MMKKILIVLIFLSFLGIKAQEKNRAKEVVENRTIKTKEKTNSDSIPSIPIEEVTIDLLNALRDAQNAAKENPGSSKLIEKADFYFEKMWYVEAAAFYEMALKDKSNYSFEVLKKAGDAYYFNSNMDKAFYYYDILYKNYEEYMSPDNYFKYAHTLKGTGKYGKAKRLMRVYHKMEPNFDTTIDLENETPNEIVLDNILNAGLKFDIKNMEINSKNSDFSPMFYESDKVVYASSKDSSVYATRKYKWNDQPFLDLYVTTMNEETAELKNAVKFSKKINSKYHEASVAFSPDNATMYFTRNNYSKKLKRDGNGINHLKLYKSVKVGEEWSEATELPFNSDSYSTGHPALSSDGKLLYFVSDMPGCIGETDIFVVDVLEDGTYSEPRNLGPNINTNKKELFPFITDTKLYFSSNGHVGLGGLDIYESSYDVEGFQEAINVGKPVNSNKDDFSYIINEKNQTGYFASNRPGGKGDDDIYSFKVVPPEKTTKATIAGIVTELVTGDYMPEALVTLLDENNIKLKEIEIQEDGSFVFEGIEGNKKYVLRTTKDGFIEDTKEVFAEVDETVQMDVALRRLEERITVEEGIRKLKTDKIYFNFDAAKIRNDATVALDKLIGTMKEYPSMVIKIESHTDSRGPKAYNLYLSDKRAKATQAYMLAQGIDASRIESAIGYGEERLLNDCDGTVSCTKEKHELNRRSEFIIVKM; via the coding sequence ATGATGAAAAAAATACTTATAGTTCTAATTTTTCTTTCTTTCTTGGGGATAAAGGCCCAAGAAAAGAATAGGGCCAAAGAGGTGGTGGAAAATAGGACTATCAAAACGAAGGAAAAAACAAATTCTGACAGCATTCCATCAATCCCTATAGAAGAGGTTACCATAGACTTATTAAATGCTCTGAGAGATGCCCAAAATGCCGCTAAGGAAAATCCTGGTTCATCTAAACTCATTGAAAAGGCTGATTTTTATTTTGAAAAAATGTGGTATGTTGAAGCCGCCGCGTTTTATGAAATGGCCCTAAAAGATAAAAGCAATTATTCTTTTGAAGTATTAAAAAAAGCAGGTGATGCGTATTATTTTAATTCGAACATGGATAAAGCTTTTTATTATTATGATATTCTTTATAAAAATTATGAAGAATATATGTCTCCGGATAATTATTTTAAGTATGCACACACCTTAAAGGGTACCGGTAAATATGGAAAAGCGAAAAGGTTAATGCGTGTTTACCATAAAATGGAACCTAATTTTGACACTACTATAGATTTGGAAAATGAAACACCAAATGAAATTGTTTTGGATAACATACTTAACGCAGGTTTAAAGTTTGATATTAAGAATATGGAGATCAATTCTAAGAATTCAGACTTTTCTCCTATGTTTTATGAATCGGATAAAGTAGTTTATGCCTCATCAAAAGATTCTTCGGTGTATGCAACAAGAAAATACAAATGGAATGATCAACCCTTTTTAGATTTATATGTAACCACGATGAATGAGGAAACTGCAGAATTAAAAAACGCAGTTAAATTTTCAAAGAAAATAAATTCTAAGTATCATGAAGCATCAGTAGCTTTTTCTCCTGATAATGCTACCATGTATTTTACACGAAATAACTACAGTAAAAAATTAAAACGAGATGGAAATGGTATCAACCATTTAAAGCTCTATAAGTCGGTTAAGGTAGGTGAGGAGTGGTCAGAGGCCACCGAATTACCTTTCAATAGTGATTCCTATTCTACCGGTCATCCTGCCTTAAGTTCCGATGGAAAACTTTTGTATTTTGTATCAGATATGCCGGGGTGCATAGGTGAAACTGATATTTTTGTAGTGGATGTTTTGGAAGATGGGACCTATTCAGAACCTAGAAATTTAGGACCCAATATCAACACCAACAAAAAGGAATTGTTTCCATTTATCACCGATACCAAGCTGTATTTTTCTTCAAACGGCCACGTGGGCCTTGGAGGTTTAGATATTTATGAATCTTCTTATGATGTAGAAGGTTTTCAAGAAGCTATTAATGTTGGTAAACCCGTAAATAGTAATAAGGATGATTTTTCATATATCATCAATGAAAAAAATCAAACAGGATATTTTGCTTCAAATCGACCAGGCGGAAAAGGAGACGATGATATTTATTCTTTCAAAGTAGTACCCCCTGAAAAAACAACGAAGGCCACTATTGCGGGTATTGTTACAGAATTGGTCACTGGCGACTATATGCCCGAAGCCTTAGTGACGCTATTGGATGAGAACAACATTAAATTAAAAGAAATTGAAATACAAGAGGACGGAAGCTTTGTTTTCGAGGGAATAGAAGGAAATAAAAAATATGTACTGCGTACTACCAAAGACGGATTCATTGAAGACACCAAGGAGGTCTTTGCCGAGGTTGATGAAACGGTACAGATGGATGTGGCATTAAGGCGACTAGAAGAGCGTATTACTGTTGAAGAGGGCATTAGAAAACTTAAAACCGATAAGATTTATTTTAATTTTGATGCCGCTAAAATACGGAACGATGCTACTGTGGCCTTAGATAAACTTATAGGGACCATGAAGGAATACCCAAGCATGGTTATAAAAATAGAATCGCATACAGACAGCAGAGGTCCAAAAGCCTATAATCTTTATTTATCAGACAAGAGAGCAAAAGCTACTCAAGCGTATATGTTAGCGCAAGGAATCGATGCAAGTCGAATCGAGAGCGCCATAGGCTACGGAGAAGAAAGGTTACTCAACGATTGTGATGGTACCGTTAGCTGCACCAAAGAAAAGCACGAGCTTAATAGACGTTCTGAGTTTATTATTGTAAAAATGTAA
- a CDS encoding M23 family metallopeptidase, whose protein sequence is MVKKKKKRKEIKRKLLHKYRLVILNENTFEEKISFKLSRLNVFITGSLFTVCLIALTTLLIAFTPLREYIPGYSSTKLKKQATELTYKTDSLVTVLNYTNKYLDNIRKVLKGDITNNKINRDSIFEQFKIDPSSIDLTPIKEDSVLRAQVALEDKYNLFEKNTKDVSQILFSPLNGSISQEYDLTIKHYAIDIVATKGTPVKSVADGIVVFSEWTAETGYVILLEHKDCLLSVYKHNGSLSKSQGDLVKAGEVIAAVGNTGELSTGPHLHFELWNNGSPVNPRNFIDFK, encoded by the coding sequence ATGGTGAAGAAAAAGAAAAAAAGAAAAGAAATTAAGCGAAAGTTACTCCATAAGTATCGCTTGGTTATTCTTAATGAAAATACCTTCGAAGAAAAAATTTCTTTTAAATTAAGTAGGCTTAATGTTTTTATTACAGGCTCGCTTTTTACCGTATGCCTGATTGCATTGACCACTTTATTGATTGCCTTTACACCTTTGCGAGAATATATTCCAGGATACTCCTCGACCAAACTTAAAAAACAAGCTACAGAACTCACCTATAAAACTGACTCTCTAGTGACTGTTTTAAATTATACCAATAAGTATTTAGATAATATTAGAAAAGTTCTCAAGGGAGATATTACCAACAACAAAATTAATAGAGACTCTATCTTTGAGCAGTTTAAAATAGACCCTTCCAGTATAGATTTAACGCCGATAAAAGAAGATTCGGTTTTACGAGCACAAGTAGCTTTAGAAGACAAATACAATTTATTTGAAAAAAACACAAAAGATGTAAGTCAAATTTTGTTCTCACCCTTAAACGGGAGTATTTCTCAGGAGTACGACTTAACGATTAAACATTACGCCATTGACATAGTCGCCACCAAAGGCACACCCGTAAAATCGGTTGCGGATGGCATCGTAGTTTTTTCAGAATGGACTGCAGAAACGGGTTACGTAATTCTTTTAGAACATAAAGACTGCCTATTATCTGTGTATAAGCACAACGGATCACTAAGTAAATCACAAGGTGATTTGGTAAAGGCTGGAGAAGTCATTGCAGCGGTAGGCAATACTGGAGAGCTTTCTACTGGACCTCATTTGCACTTTGAATTATGGAATAATGGCAGTCCTGTAAACCCAAGAAATTTTATCGATTTTAAATAA
- a CDS encoding succinate dehydrogenase/fumarate reductase iron-sulfur subunit has product MNLTLKIWRQKDSKSKGQMVDYKVTEISEHMSFLEMMDVLNEQLINNGDSPVAFDHDCREGICGSCSMYINGEAHGPDRGVTTCQLHMRMFKDGDVITIEPFRAKAFPVLKDLSVDRSAFDRIQHAGGYISVNTSGNTQDANATLISKHNADLAMDAATCIGCGACVASCKNSSAMLFVGAKVSQYALLPQGQVEAADRVKNMVAQMDLEGFGNCTNTGACEVECPKGISLENIARMNRELLKANF; this is encoded by the coding sequence ATGAATCTTACATTAAAAATTTGGAGACAAAAAGACTCAAAATCTAAGGGTCAAATGGTCGATTATAAGGTTACAGAAATATCTGAACACATGTCATTTTTAGAGATGATGGATGTTTTAAACGAACAATTGATAAACAATGGGGATAGCCCTGTTGCGTTTGATCATGATTGCCGTGAAGGTATCTGCGGATCTTGTTCTATGTATATCAATGGCGAGGCTCACGGGCCAGACAGAGGTGTTACTACCTGTCAATTGCACATGCGTATGTTTAAAGATGGCGATGTGATCACCATTGAGCCTTTTAGAGCAAAAGCATTCCCTGTATTAAAAGATTTATCTGTTGACAGAAGCGCTTTTGATCGTATTCAACATGCTGGTGGCTACATATCTGTAAATACCTCAGGAAATACCCAAGATGCCAATGCTACACTTATTTCTAAACACAATGCGGATCTAGCCATGGATGCTGCCACGTGCATCGGTTGTGGTGCCTGTGTAGCGAGTTGTAAAAACTCATCTGCAATGCTCTTTGTTGGTGCAAAAGTATCTCAGTACGCCTTATTACCACAAGGGCAGGTTGAAGCTGCTGATCGTGTTAAAAACATGGTGGCTCAGATGGATTTAGAAGGTTTCGGGAACTGTACCAATACAGGAGCCTGCGAAGTGGAGTGTCCTAAAGGAATTTCATTAGAAAATATCGCGCGTATGAACAGAGAATTGTTAAAAGCAAATTTCTAA
- the rfbB gene encoding dTDP-glucose 4,6-dehydratase, which produces MTILITGGAGFIGSNFIPYFLEKNPSFSVINLDLLTYAGDLKNLKEVENNTRYHFIKGSICNRELVGSIFENFDIKGVIHFAAESHVDNSINDPSNFIKTNIEGTFVLVEAAKKYWMLAPNTYKIGYEKTKFHHISTDEVFGSLGEQGYFSENSPYAPNSPYSASKASSDFLVRSYFHTYGLHVVTTHCSNNYGPKQHDEKLIPTIIRKALKNEVIPIYGNGKNIRDWLFVLDHCSGIDLVFHKGEIGETYVLGGSNEHTNIAIAETVCALLDKAHPKKEGSYQDQISFVADRLGHDFRYAIDASKIKKQLAWEPKEVLETGLQMTIDWYLDKYNK; this is translated from the coding sequence ATGACTATTTTAATCACTGGAGGTGCGGGTTTTATAGGAAGCAATTTTATACCCTATTTTCTAGAGAAAAATCCCTCTTTTTCAGTAATTAATTTAGACCTTTTGACTTACGCTGGGGATTTAAAGAATTTAAAAGAAGTAGAAAATAATACCCGTTACCATTTTATAAAAGGTTCTATTTGCAATCGTGAATTGGTAGGTTCTATTTTCGAAAATTTTGACATAAAAGGCGTGATCCACTTTGCTGCGGAATCTCATGTGGACAATTCTATAAACGATCCATCAAATTTTATAAAAACGAATATTGAAGGCACATTTGTTTTAGTAGAAGCAGCAAAAAAGTATTGGATGTTAGCGCCCAACACTTATAAAATTGGGTATGAAAAAACCAAATTTCATCATATTTCTACAGATGAGGTGTTTGGTAGCTTAGGAGAACAAGGTTATTTTTCTGAGAATAGCCCTTATGCTCCAAACAGTCCCTATAGTGCTTCAAAAGCCTCATCAGACTTTTTAGTTCGTAGTTATTTTCATACCTATGGGTTACATGTAGTGACTACGCACTGCTCTAACAATTATGGACCCAAACAGCATGATGAAAAGTTAATTCCAACCATCATTCGAAAAGCATTAAAAAATGAAGTTATTCCTATTTACGGAAATGGAAAAAACATCAGAGATTGGCTTTTTGTATTAGACCACTGTTCTGGAATAGATTTAGTATTTCACAAAGGAGAAATTGGAGAAACCTATGTTCTAGGCGGCTCAAATGAGCATACCAATATCGCCATCGCGGAAACCGTTTGCGCGCTCCTCGATAAAGCTCATCCAAAAAAAGAAGGATCTTATCAAGATCAAATCAGCTTTGTGGCCGATCGTTTAGGTCATGATTTTAGATATGCTATTGATGCCAGTAAAATAAAAAAACAACTTGCCTGGGAACCAAAAGAAGTTTTAGAAACTGGACTTCAAATGACCATAGATTGGTACCTAGACAAATACAATAAATAG
- a CDS encoding twin-arginine translocase TatA/TatE family subunit, which yields MIVSNIVLAIPGPASIVLIVVAILLLFGGKKIPELMRGLGSGIKEFKDASKDDDASNKIEEKK from the coding sequence ATGATAGTATCAAATATAGTTTTGGCGATTCCGGGACCGGCCTCTATAGTATTAATTGTAGTCGCTATCTTATTACTTTTTGGTGGTAAAAAAATTCCTGAATTAATGCGTGGATTGGGTAGCGGGATTAAAGAATTTAAAGATGCTTCCAAAGATGATGATGCATCAAACAAAATAGAAGAAAAAAAGTAA
- a CDS encoding DUF2721 domain-containing protein — MELTLSIPALLFPAISLTMLAYNARYLAIAALIRQLHQKYQETASPSVSLQVKKLNRRLLIIKNMQAVAILSFLLAVITMFLIYVDLKFWANLVFVISLLCLMVSLILSLIEVQISTKALSIQLKDLE, encoded by the coding sequence ATGGAACTAACCTTAAGTATTCCTGCCTTACTTTTTCCTGCAATTTCATTAACCATGCTTGCGTACAACGCTAGATATTTAGCAATTGCCGCTTTAATACGCCAATTGCATCAAAAATATCAAGAAACAGCATCGCCTTCGGTTAGTTTACAAGTAAAAAAGTTAAACAGACGATTACTCATTATAAAAAACATGCAAGCCGTGGCTATTTTAAGTTTTTTATTGGCAGTAATTACCATGTTTTTAATTTATGTAGACCTAAAGTTTTGGGCGAACTTAGTCTTTGTTATTAGTTTGTTGTGTTTAATGGTATCCCTTATTTTATCTTTAATAGAAGTACAAATTTCTACAAAAGCCTTGAGCATTCAATTAAAAGATTTAGAATAG